From a single Callithrix jacchus isolate 240 chromosome 5, calJac240_pri, whole genome shotgun sequence genomic region:
- the RAB34 gene encoding ras-related protein Rab-34 isoform X4 translates to MNILAPVRRDRVLAELPQCLRKEAALHVHKDFHPRVTCACQEHRTGTVGFKISKVIVVGDLSVGKTCLINRFCKDIFDKNYKATIGVDFEMERFEVLGVPFSLQLWDTAGQERFKCIASTYYRGAQAIIIVFNLNDVASLEHTKQWLADALKENDPSSVLLFLVGSKKDLSYALMEKDALKVAQEMKAEYWAVSSLTALFLSTYLLLVSGENVREFFFRVAALTFEANVLAELEKSGARRIGDVVRISSNDSNLYLTAGKKKPTCCP, encoded by the exons ATGAACATTCTGGCTCCAGTGCGGAGGGACCGCGTCCTGGCGGAGCTGCCCCAG TGCCTGAGGAAGGAGGCCGCTTTGCACGTGCACAAAGACTTCCACCCTCGCGTCACCTGCGCCTGCCAGGAGCACCGGACAGGCACCGTGGG ATTTAAGATCTCCAAGGTCATTGTGGTGGGGGACCTGTCAGTGGGGAAGACTTGCCTCATTAATAG GTTCTGCAAAGACATCTTTGATAAGAATTATAAGGCCACCATTGGAGTGGACTTCGAGATGGAACGATTTGAGGTGCTGGGCGTCCCCTTCAGTTTGCAGCT TTGGGATACCGCTGGACAGGAGAGGTTCAAATGCATTGCATCAACCTACTACCGAGGAGCTCAAG CCATCATCATTGTCTTCAACCTGAATGATGTGGCATCTCTGGAACATACCAA ACAGTGGCTGGCTGATGCCCTGAAGGAGAATGACCCTTCCAGTGTGCTTCTCTTCCTCGTAGGTTCCAAGAAGGACCTGAGT TATGCACTGATGGAGAAAGACGCCCTCAAGGTggcccaggagatgaaggctgaGTACTGGGCAGTCTCATCTCTCACTG CACTGTTCCTGAGCACCTATCTGCTGCTTGTGTCAGGTGAGAATGTCCGAGAATTCTTCTTCCGTGTGGCAGCACTGACCTTTGAGGCCAATGTCCTGGCTGAGCTGGAGAAATCAGGGGCCCGACGCATTGGGGATGTTGTCC GCATCAGCAGTAATGACAGCAACCTCTACCTAACTGCCGGCAAGAAGAAGCCCACATGTTGCCCATGA